The Desulfovibrio desulfuricans DSM 642 genome contains a region encoding:
- the groES gene encoding co-chaperone GroES, which yields MKLKPLNDRVLVKRLESEEKTAGGLFIPDTAKEKPSKGQVVAAGPGKAGENGERVALAVKAGDMVLFNKYAGTEVKLDGVDHLVMREEDILAIID from the coding sequence ATGAAGCTGAAGCCCCTTAACGACCGTGTGCTGGTCAAACGCCTTGAATCCGAAGAAAAGACCGCCGGTGGCCTGTTTATCCCTGATACGGCCAAGGAAAAGCCTTCCAAGGGTCAGGTTGTTGCTGCCGGTCCCGGCAAGGCTGGGGAAAATGGCGAACGCGTCGCTCTGGCTGTGAAAGCGGGCGACATGGTGCTGTTCAACAAGTATGCTGGCACCGAAGTCAAGCTGGACGGCGTTGATCACCTTGTGATGCGCGAAGAAGACATTCTCGCCATTATCGACTAA